In the Malania oleifera isolate guangnan ecotype guangnan chromosome 1, ASM2987363v1, whole genome shotgun sequence genome, one interval contains:
- the LOC131149161 gene encoding protein GRIM REAPER-like, with protein MAATLFQLTAILLTLTLPLTLLASPSPMASLIAANAEDYEEYVIDTPLVNTGSLRGRFMASIIKKGTHCEVSSSICNGISANNGASLLFCCKNHCRNVLRDRNNCGRCGHKCGFGQLCCGGKCTNVGFDALHCGKCNKACDSGVKCEKGSCGYAS; from the coding sequence ATGGCTGCCACTCTCTTCCAACTCACAGCCATCCTTCTCACCCTTACCCTCCCTCTAACATTACTAGCCTCCCCCTCTCCAATGGCCTCTCTAATTGCTGCCAATGCTGAAGACTATGAGGAGTATGTAATTGACACTCCATTAGTCAACACCGGATCCTTAAGAGGTCGATTTATGGCGAGTATCATAAAGAAAGGTACACACTGTGAAGTTAGTAGCAGCATATGCAATGGGATTTCAGCAAACAATGGTGCTAGCCTCCTCTTTTGCTGTAAGAACCATTGTCGGAATGTCCTTCGAGATAGGAACAACTGTGGGAGGTGCGGCCACAAATGTGGTTTTGGGCAACTATGCTGTGGGGGTAAATGCACCAACGTTGGTTTTGATGCACTTCATTGCGGCAAGTGCAACAAAGCATGCGATTCGGGAGTTAAATGCGAGAAAGGTTCTTGCGGATATGCTTCATGA